One genomic region from Streptomyces sp. NBC_00457 encodes:
- a CDS encoding 3-hydroxyacyl-CoA dehydrogenase family protein: MARKLAVIGAGLMGSGIAQVSAQAGWDVVLRDVTDEALKRGTDGIKASYDKFVSKGKLEAHDADAALARITATTDLDAAADADIVVEAVFEKLEVKHEIFRALDKLVKDDAVLASNTSAIPITKIAAVTERPERVVGTHFFSPVPMMQLCELVRGYKTSDETLATAREFAESVGKTCIVVNRDVAGFVTTRLISALVVEAAKLYESGVATAEDIDLACKLGFGHAMGPLATADLTGVDILLHATSNIYTESQDEKFAPPELMRRMVDAGDIGRKSGQGFYKH; the protein is encoded by the coding sequence GTGGCACGGAAGCTCGCCGTCATCGGCGCCGGCTTGATGGGTTCCGGCATCGCCCAGGTCTCCGCGCAGGCGGGCTGGGACGTCGTTCTGCGCGACGTCACCGATGAGGCGCTGAAGCGGGGCACCGACGGGATCAAGGCGTCGTACGACAAGTTCGTGAGCAAGGGCAAGCTGGAGGCGCACGACGCCGACGCCGCCCTCGCCCGGATCACCGCGACCACCGATCTGGACGCCGCCGCGGACGCCGACATCGTCGTCGAGGCCGTCTTCGAGAAGCTGGAAGTCAAGCACGAGATCTTCCGCGCCCTCGACAAGCTGGTGAAGGACGACGCCGTCCTCGCCTCCAACACCTCCGCCATCCCGATCACCAAGATCGCGGCCGTGACGGAGCGCCCGGAGCGGGTCGTCGGTACGCACTTCTTCTCACCGGTGCCGATGATGCAGCTGTGCGAGCTGGTCCGCGGGTACAAGACGAGCGACGAAACCCTCGCCACCGCACGGGAGTTCGCCGAGTCCGTGGGCAAGACCTGCATCGTCGTCAACCGGGACGTCGCCGGGTTCGTGACCACCCGTCTGATCTCCGCCCTCGTCGTCGAGGCCGCGAAGCTGTACGAGTCGGGCGTCGCGACCGCCGAGGACATCGACCTCGCCTGCAAGCTGGGCTTCGGCCACGCGATGGGACCGCTGGCCACCGCCGACCTGACGGGCGTCGACATCCTGCTGCACGCCACCAGCAACATCTACACCGAGTCCCAGGACGAGAAGTTCGCTCCGCCCGAGCTGATGCGCCGGATGGTTGACGCCGGTGACATCGGGCGCAAGAGCGGGCAGGGGTTCTACAAGCACTGA
- a CDS encoding cob(I)yrinic acid a,c-diamide adenosyltransferase: MVNLTRIYTRTGDQGTTALGDMSRVPKTDLRISAYADANEANAVIGTAIALGGLDEEIVKVLTRVQNDLFDVGADLSTPVVEKPEFPPLRVEQFYIDKLEADCDRFNERLEKLRSFILPGGTPGAALLHQACTVVRRAERSTWAALEVHGEVMNPLTATYLNRLSDLLFILARTANKGAGDVLWVPGGER, encoded by the coding sequence ATGGTCAATCTGACGCGCATTTACACCAGGACCGGCGACCAGGGCACCACCGCCCTCGGGGACATGAGCCGGGTGCCCAAGACGGATCTGCGGATCTCCGCGTACGCCGACGCCAACGAGGCGAACGCGGTGATCGGGACGGCGATCGCGCTGGGCGGGCTGGACGAGGAGATCGTCAAGGTCCTCACCCGCGTGCAGAACGACCTGTTCGACGTGGGGGCGGACCTGTCGACGCCGGTGGTGGAGAAGCCCGAGTTCCCGCCGCTCCGGGTCGAGCAGTTCTACATCGACAAGCTGGAGGCGGACTGCGACCGCTTCAACGAACGGCTGGAGAAGCTGCGCTCCTTCATCCTCCCCGGCGGCACCCCGGGCGCGGCCCTGCTCCACCAGGCCTGCACGGTCGTACGGCGGGCGGAGCGGTCGACGTGGGCCGCGCTGGAGGTGCACGGAGAGGTCATGAACCCCCTCACCGCGACCTACCTCAACCGGCTGTCGGACCTGCTCTTCATCCTGGCGAGGACCGCGAACAAGGGCGCGGGAGACGTCTTGTGGGTCCCCGGCGGCGAACGCTGA
- a CDS encoding sensor histidine kinase has protein sequence MAVPLPRPHPDDVRIACAGLLGGLLLWGVGLGVRGPRDPIILWDGRWPILVPLVVMAGCELLRRTCPRTGLLIGVAALTVDTITQGNLVTWVMFTDLVYAAVLYSPPAAARRVLWITGVMTVVGTLVSLATWRKPEALLVGVVVGLVAYTPAATGWIVRNHRDAAEAARLRAEQTALLAEMDRTQAVTAERARMARELHDMVANHLSAIAIHSTAALSLDDPKTTQDALAVIRENSVEGLAEMRRLIGILRDDSGDLEPTAAPTLDGLGSLVEGARANGLDVGLDTEHADSLPAPVELAAYRIVQECLTNALKHAGPGRVTVTLRQRDGSLAIAAISPYGRQDGPRAPGSGAGLVGMRERTALLGGTFEAGPEDSADGKIWAVHVTLPVTDHPQGDPE, from the coding sequence ATGGCCGTCCCGCTCCCCCGCCCGCACCCGGACGACGTGCGCATCGCCTGCGCCGGTCTGCTCGGCGGGCTGCTGCTCTGGGGCGTGGGCCTCGGCGTCCGGGGGCCCAGGGATCCGATCATCCTCTGGGACGGACGCTGGCCCATCCTCGTACCGCTCGTCGTGATGGCGGGCTGCGAGCTGCTGCGCCGCACCTGTCCGCGTACGGGCCTCCTCATCGGCGTCGCCGCGCTCACCGTCGACACCATCACCCAGGGCAACCTGGTCACCTGGGTGATGTTCACGGACCTGGTCTACGCGGCCGTCCTGTACAGCCCACCCGCCGCCGCCCGCCGGGTGCTGTGGATCACCGGGGTGATGACGGTGGTCGGGACGTTGGTGTCCCTCGCCACCTGGCGCAAGCCCGAGGCGCTGCTGGTCGGCGTGGTCGTCGGGCTGGTGGCGTACACCCCCGCGGCCACCGGCTGGATCGTCCGCAACCACCGCGACGCCGCCGAGGCCGCCCGGCTGCGTGCCGAGCAGACCGCGCTGCTCGCCGAGATGGACCGCACCCAGGCGGTCACCGCCGAGCGCGCCCGGATGGCCCGGGAGCTGCACGACATGGTCGCCAACCATCTCTCCGCGATCGCCATCCACTCCACCGCCGCGCTCTCCCTGGACGACCCGAAGACCACCCAGGACGCCCTGGCCGTCATCCGCGAGAACAGCGTCGAAGGGCTCGCCGAGATGCGGCGGCTGATCGGCATCCTGCGCGACGACAGCGGCGACCTGGAACCCACCGCGGCCCCGACGCTCGACGGGCTCGGCTCGCTGGTCGAGGGCGCCCGCGCCAACGGCCTCGACGTCGGCCTCGACACCGAGCACGCCGACTCCCTCCCCGCCCCGGTGGAGCTGGCGGCGTACCGCATCGTCCAGGAGTGCCTGACCAACGCCCTCAAGCACGCGGGGCCCGGCCGGGTCACGGTCACCCTGAGGCAGCGGGACGGCTCGCTGGCCATCGCCGCGATCAGCCCGTACGGCCGTCAGGACGGCCCCCGTGCCCCCGGCTCCGGCGCCGGACTCGTCGGCATGCGGGAGCGGACGGCCCTGCTGGGCGGCACGTTCGAGGCGGGCCCCGAGGACTCCGCGGACGGCAAGATCTGGGCCGTACACGTCACGCTCCCCGTCACCGACCATCCGCAAGGAGACCCCGAATGA
- a CDS encoding response regulator transcription factor — translation MIRVLVAEDQSAVRAGLVLILRSASDIEVVGEAADGEQAVARARVLRPDLVLMDVQMPRLDGVSATRQVVAEGLADVLVLTTFDLDEYVFGALRAGASGFLLKNTDAKDLLDAVRTVARGEGIVAPAVTRRLIAEFAARPAREPKPEPAALDTLTRREREVLSCLGEGLSNAEIAGRLDMAEATVKTHVSRLLGKLELRSRVQAAVLAQELGI, via the coding sequence ATGATCCGAGTGCTCGTCGCCGAGGACCAGTCGGCCGTGCGCGCCGGTCTCGTCCTCATCCTGCGCAGCGCGTCCGACATCGAGGTGGTCGGCGAGGCGGCGGACGGCGAGCAGGCGGTCGCGCGGGCCCGTGTACTGCGGCCGGACCTGGTGCTGATGGACGTTCAGATGCCGCGCCTGGACGGGGTGTCGGCGACCCGGCAGGTCGTGGCCGAAGGGCTGGCGGATGTGCTGGTCCTGACCACCTTCGACCTCGACGAGTATGTCTTCGGGGCGCTGCGGGCGGGCGCGTCCGGCTTCCTGCTCAAGAACACCGACGCCAAGGATCTGCTGGACGCGGTACGGACGGTGGCGCGCGGCGAGGGCATCGTCGCCCCGGCCGTCACCCGGCGCCTGATCGCCGAGTTCGCCGCCCGCCCCGCACGGGAACCGAAGCCCGAACCGGCGGCGCTTGACACCCTCACCCGGCGCGAGCGCGAGGTGCTGTCCTGTCTCGGCGAGGGACTGTCGAACGCCGAGATCGCCGGCCGCCTCGACATGGCGGAGGCGACCGTGAAGACGCACGTCAGCAGGCTGCTGGGGAAGCTGGAGCTGCGCAGCCGGGTGCAAGCGGCGGTGCTGGCACAGGAGTTGGGGATCTAG